TATGATTAGCGCCCACATAACGAATAAAAGCTTCGTTGTTGGTAAGGCGCATATGTAACATATCCCTGCGCCCTGCCGTATCCACAATTATATTGGCTATGTTGTTTTCTTCTAAAAGGTGATACAGTTCTTGACTTACTTTTTCTTCATTAAACCAATCTGTATGCCTAAATTCCATAGCTAAAGGAAACTCTTTGGGCCAATATTCTACAAAGCGCACCACCCTATCCCAGTTTTTTGGCCCAAAATTATCGTGCATTTGTAAAAAGATAGTCCCTAATTTCTCTTTTAGGTTTGAGGTGTTTTCCAAATACCTATCTACAATGGGCAGAGAGGCTTCGTTCAAACGTCTAAGGTGGCTGATATCTCTAGAGATTTTCGGGAAAAATGTGAACCCCTCCGGGGTTTTATCATACCATTTGGTGTACTGTTCGGCGGGAAATATGCGATAGAAACTTGCATTCAATTCTATGCAATTAAATTGAGAACTATAGTAGACCAGCTCATCTTTTGTTCCGCGCGGATAAAAATTCTTCAAATCTTGACGGTTCCATTTGGCACACCCTACGGAAATTTGCAAAGGTTGGTTTTCATCAACCTTAGATAGTACTCCAGCAGTAGTTACATGGTCCTCAGGTAGTGTAAAATCAATATTTTCCGGATGGTCTACTTTTCCAAATTTCATCTTAAATAAATTTTCAATTCTAAATTTATTCTTACTGAATGGCAATGTGGCACTTTACCTAAAGAAAAAAGCGGCTATTAAAATAGCCGCTCTTAAAATAATATATTTACTGGTATTACTTCAATGCCTTCTTAATAATATACCCTGCAATGTTTTTAGCAAGTTTAGCGTAACATTCCGAAATACGGTAGCCACTATTGTAATCATTGCCCATTGCGCCATAGCCCTGAACATCTTCATACGTACCTTCTAATAACACATTAGTTGGATTTGCTGTTTCATACACCGTAATAACAGTAGATATTTCGGCATTTTTTCTAACTATTCCCACATTATAGCCGGCATAGATTTTAGTGGTATGTATTTTCATGGTATAATCAGCAGCATCCATAGAAACGCTTACTTCACCATCATCAAAACGCTTATTGAAAGATTCAATAAACTTAGGCTCGTAACGCTCCTCGCGGTCCGCAAACCAAGATTCTTTAAATTTTTCACCCGTACCAGCTTCTTTTTCCTCTCGTTTAGCCATTTTATCAGCTAAAAAATCTTCTTCAGAATCGAACTTTGGAATTTCCAGATTGCTGTAGTCAAATTCCAAGGTATAGGCAGAAATATCCTTGAGGTTTTTTATATCCCCTTCTTTTACTTTCATTTTCTGGGCATAGGTAGTAGCGGATACGACCAATAATGCCATTACTAAAAATTTACACATCTGAATTTAGTTGTTTATAGCGGTTAATATTTCTTACAAGATACAAACGTTTCAAAAATGAACAAGTTTAATTGTTTAATATTAATCGTTAATTGCAACTGCTCTCCTGATCTATCCGATAGCAGCAAAAAATAACTCATAACTACCTTACAATAAAACAGTTACAAACAAAATATAAAATAAAGAGTGACTACTTAATGTATACCGTTTTCTTGTTCACAAACTCCTTAATTCCATGTGACGACAGTTCTCTCCCATATCCCGATATACCAATCCCTCCAAAAGGTAACCTAGGGTCACTTTTCACCAATTCATTAACGAATACAGCCCCTTCGTTAAACTTGGGGATAAGGTTTTTAGCACGATTCCTATCTGAAGTAAATATA
This genomic interval from Zobellia roscoffensis contains the following:
- a CDS encoding DUF72 domain-containing protein, whose translation is MKFGKVDHPENIDFTLPEDHVTTAGVLSKVDENQPLQISVGCAKWNRQDLKNFYPRGTKDELVYYSSQFNCIELNASFYRIFPAEQYTKWYDKTPEGFTFFPKISRDISHLRRLNEASLPIVDRYLENTSNLKEKLGTIFLQMHDNFGPKNWDRVVRFVEYWPKEFPLAMEFRHTDWFNEEKVSQELYHLLEENNIANIIVDTAGRRDMLHMRLTNNEAFIRYVGANHSSDYNRLEDWIEKLDSWKKQGLRNIHFFVHQNMELESPLLSAQFIDKLNKKWDTDLQIPKTLQDSSGKLF